A stretch of the Arthrobacter sp. PAMC 25486 genome encodes the following:
- a CDS encoding 3-hydroxyacyl-CoA dehydrogenase family protein, with amino-acid sequence MTNDIFGNHVTVIGAGTMGAGIAQTFLATGWKVALVDPSDKQRNNAGSMIFAAQDGQDYRTTRLQLAERVEEVAGTDFVIESVPETAELKGQVLANAEKVLQPRLLCSNTSSLSISELALGLVRPERLVGMHFFQPVPATQLIELVIGAQTSPETVELAVQCTVSLGRKPILVQDSPGFATSRLGVALGLEAMRMVEEGIATAEDIDAGMVLGYQHGVGPLRMTDMVGLDIRLAISEHLSRTLGPRFEPPRILREKVARGELGRKSGQGFFTW; translated from the coding sequence ATGACCAATGACATATTTGGCAACCATGTGACCGTTATCGGTGCGGGCACCATGGGTGCCGGGATCGCACAGACGTTTCTTGCTACCGGGTGGAAGGTGGCGCTGGTTGACCCCTCCGACAAGCAGCGAAACAATGCCGGTTCGATGATTTTCGCCGCGCAAGACGGTCAGGACTACCGCACCACCAGACTCCAGCTGGCCGAACGAGTGGAAGAGGTCGCTGGCACCGACTTTGTCATCGAATCCGTGCCCGAGACCGCCGAGCTCAAGGGGCAGGTATTGGCGAACGCGGAGAAGGTCCTGCAGCCCCGGCTCTTGTGTTCCAATACCAGCTCGCTGAGCATTTCCGAGCTGGCCCTTGGCCTGGTTCGGCCCGAGCGTTTGGTGGGGATGCACTTCTTTCAACCGGTGCCGGCAACACAATTGATCGAGCTGGTGATCGGTGCGCAAACTTCGCCGGAGACCGTTGAACTGGCTGTCCAATGCACCGTCAGCCTAGGCCGCAAGCCAATCCTTGTACAGGACTCGCCCGGCTTTGCCACGAGCAGACTGGGCGTTGCGCTGGGTTTGGAAGCGATGCGAATGGTGGAGGAGGGGATCGCCACTGCCGAAGATATTGATGCCGGGATGGTTCTGGGGTACCAGCACGGTGTCGGACCATTGCGCATGACTGACATGGTGGGGCTGGACATCAGGCTCGCCATCAGTGAGCACCTGAGCCGGACGCTCGGCCCGCGCTTTGAGCCGCCCCGAATTCTCCGTGAGAAAGTGGCGCGCGGGGAACTTGGTCGCAAGAGCGGGCAAGGGTTCTTCACCTGGTAG
- a CDS encoding SDR family NAD(P)-dependent oxidoreductase: protein MPAPSRIALVTGAGGAFGSAIARRLGNDGFTVVVTDAAVERAAAVCATIPRSVPLHMDVSDDHSVTTAMAKVHETLGGLDVVVNNAGIAPTGGMTTTALADFDRTMAINLRGAFVVSSAAMPHLLKSTAARVIMIGSRTWLSGGNPAYTASKAGVVGLCRTMAQELGETGGTCNVVAPGPVDTSFVDAMGMGGERVANFARYARMTPMRRVATPEDVANATAFFASADASFITGEVLHVAGGLQLAPRL from the coding sequence ATGCCTGCACCATCAAGGATCGCCCTGGTCACAGGAGCCGGCGGAGCTTTTGGCTCCGCAATTGCCCGGCGATTGGGAAATGACGGGTTCACCGTTGTCGTCACAGATGCCGCCGTCGAGCGGGCCGCCGCAGTCTGTGCCACAATCCCCCGCTCGGTGCCGCTGCACATGGATGTCTCTGATGACCATTCCGTCACTACGGCGATGGCGAAGGTGCACGAAACGCTGGGCGGACTCGACGTCGTCGTAAACAATGCGGGCATCGCGCCCACCGGTGGCATGACCACCACGGCCTTGGCAGATTTCGATCGGACCATGGCGATCAACCTGCGCGGCGCGTTCGTGGTCAGTTCGGCTGCCATGCCCCACCTGCTCAAGAGCACTGCTGCGCGCGTGATCATGATCGGCTCCCGCACCTGGCTTTCCGGCGGAAATCCGGCCTACACCGCGTCCAAGGCCGGTGTGGTGGGATTGTGTAGAACCATGGCACAGGAATTGGGAGAAACCGGCGGCACCTGCAATGTAGTGGCGCCCGGCCCGGTTGATACGTCCTTCGTGGACGCGATGGGCATGGGCGGGGAGCGGGTCGCAAATTTTGCCCGCTATGCACGTATGACGCCGATGCGCAGGGTTGCCACCCCTGAGGATGTCGCCAATGCGACGGCCTTCTTTGCCAGTGCTGACGCATCGTTCATTACCGGCGAAGTGCTCCATGTCGCTGGCGGACTCCAACTTGCACCTCGACTTTAG
- a CDS encoding MFS transporter has product MIHISFHGLSTPDRVVFGRHLLVSISRCPTASAPTFKGEMMVVQEQLVPGKPGTAKKSSATKVAVASFIGTSIEWYDFFLYGTASALVFGKVFFPSADPLIGTLLAFGSFGVGFAARPLGGAIFGNLADKVGRKKILVVTLLIMGFATAAIGLLPTYAQIGVWAPILLVMLRLIQGFGVGGEWGAAVMMAVEHAPKGRKGFFGSIPQMGVPVGTILSTGAFALLTMLPDEQFLSWGWRIPFVASFVLVIVGLVIRMTLDESPEFENALKTGKVQKMPVKTAITEHWRVILLAAGIRFSENSVFYVVTVFALTYGVDALGLEKGPLLSAVLICSAVEFVLIPLFGTWSEKVGHRRLFLWAAAASIVIAFPFFLMFNTGNFVVITLAMTAAIAIACAMFALEPAIMGSLFPVEIRTSAVSMGYQLAAVFAGGLSPFIATGLYAWSGRQWWPIAAYLAVLGIISFVSMHFATKAAKITVE; this is encoded by the coding sequence ATGATTCATATTTCATTCCATGGACTGTCCACACCGGACAGGGTGGTTTTCGGCCGTCACCTCTTAGTCTCAATATCTAGATGCCCCACAGCGTCGGCACCAACTTTCAAAGGAGAAATGATGGTAGTTCAAGAGCAACTCGTCCCGGGAAAACCCGGAACCGCTAAGAAGTCCTCGGCCACCAAAGTGGCGGTCGCGAGCTTCATCGGCACCAGCATCGAATGGTACGACTTCTTTCTTTACGGCACAGCATCAGCCCTCGTATTCGGCAAAGTGTTCTTCCCGTCCGCTGACCCGCTCATTGGCACGCTCCTAGCCTTTGGTTCATTCGGGGTGGGTTTTGCTGCCCGTCCGCTGGGTGGGGCCATCTTTGGAAATCTGGCCGACAAGGTTGGGCGCAAGAAGATCCTCGTCGTCACCTTGCTCATCATGGGCTTTGCCACCGCCGCCATCGGATTGCTGCCCACTTATGCACAGATTGGCGTTTGGGCGCCCATCCTCTTGGTCATGCTCCGCCTGATCCAAGGCTTCGGTGTTGGCGGTGAGTGGGGTGCCGCCGTCATGATGGCTGTCGAGCACGCCCCCAAGGGGAGGAAAGGATTCTTTGGTTCCATACCCCAAATGGGTGTTCCAGTTGGAACCATTCTTTCCACGGGCGCCTTTGCCCTGCTGACCATGTTGCCGGATGAGCAGTTCCTGAGCTGGGGCTGGCGAATCCCGTTCGTTGCAAGTTTCGTTCTGGTGATTGTTGGCTTGGTTATCCGCATGACCCTGGATGAATCGCCTGAATTCGAGAACGCGCTCAAAACAGGAAAAGTTCAGAAAATGCCGGTCAAGACTGCCATCACCGAGCATTGGCGTGTCATTCTGCTGGCCGCCGGCATCCGTTTCTCAGAAAATTCGGTCTTCTATGTTGTGACCGTTTTTGCCTTGACTTACGGCGTGGATGCCCTGGGGCTCGAAAAGGGGCCGCTCCTGAGTGCTGTGCTCATCTGCTCCGCCGTCGAGTTTGTTCTCATCCCACTATTTGGCACATGGTCAGAGAAAGTTGGTCATAGACGGCTCTTTCTGTGGGCGGCCGCCGCTTCCATCGTCATCGCTTTCCCTTTCTTCCTGATGTTCAACACCGGAAATTTTGTGGTGATCACCTTGGCCATGACGGCTGCCATTGCCATTGCTTGTGCCATGTTCGCACTGGAGCCGGCGATCATGGGTTCGCTCTTTCCGGTGGAGATTCGTACCAGTGCCGTTTCAATGGGCTATCAGCTGGCTGCCGTGTTCGCAGGAGGACTCTCTCCCTTCATTGCAACCGGGTTGTATGCCTGGTCGGGACGCCAATGGTGGCCGATCGCCGCATATCTGGCGGTCTTGGGTATCATCAGCTTCGTATCCATGCATTTTGCAACTAAGGCCGCAAAAATCACCGTCGAGTAG